The Pseudoalteromonas spongiae UST010723-006 genome window below encodes:
- a CDS encoding DUF2750 domain-containing protein — translation MSLGSQINAFCRDVNQFQSLWVIEFEDDQFLEWVEEDGTCVLPIWSTELRVRKSLMHLAEYSNGKPYQITLSEFKNDWLPQLFEAKFKLGPNWVGENLTGTTFFPQELIDRVESFNTLA, via the coding sequence ATGAGCCTAGGTTCACAAATCAACGCTTTTTGTCGAGATGTTAATCAGTTTCAATCATTATGGGTTATTGAATTTGAAGATGATCAATTCCTAGAGTGGGTGGAAGAAGATGGCACTTGCGTCCTACCTATTTGGTCAACAGAATTACGAGTTAGAAAGAGCCTTATGCACCTCGCAGAATATTCAAATGGAAAGCCTTATCAAATTACACTGAGTGAATTCAAAAATGATTGGTTGCCCCAGTTGTTTGAGGCTAAATTTAAGCTCGGTCCCAATTGGGTCGGTGAAAACCTAACTGGTACTACTTTTTTCCCTCAAGAGTTAATTGATAGAGTAGAAAGCTTTAATACTCTGGCGTAA
- a CDS encoding class I SAM-dependent methyltransferase, translated as MQKKSHWETVYTTKESSDVSWFQPHAVTSLKFINRLNCEKSAAIIDVGGGASTLVDDLLLNGHTNVSVLDLSGAALATAKKRIGESSANVGWIEADITEVRLPKQQFDVWHDRAVFHFLTTPEERSAYIKNLLHALKPHGHIIIATFAEDGPEKCSGLPIVRYSAESLHAEFGEHFVLKEQRYETHTTPFATTQKFVYCHFVKAG; from the coding sequence ATGCAAAAGAAATCACATTGGGAAACGGTTTACACGACTAAAGAATCAAGTGATGTGAGTTGGTTTCAGCCGCATGCGGTGACCTCGTTAAAGTTTATAAACCGTTTAAACTGTGAAAAAAGTGCCGCCATTATTGATGTGGGTGGCGGCGCGTCCACTTTGGTTGATGATTTGCTGTTAAATGGGCATACAAATGTATCGGTGCTTGATTTATCTGGTGCTGCCCTTGCAACAGCTAAAAAGCGCATTGGTGAAAGTTCAGCAAATGTTGGGTGGATAGAAGCGGATATAACAGAGGTAAGACTGCCAAAACAGCAATTTGATGTATGGCATGATCGTGCGGTGTTTCACTTTTTAACAACGCCTGAAGAGCGCAGCGCTTACATTAAAAACCTATTGCATGCGCTAAAACCACATGGCCACATTATTATTGCCACATTTGCAGAAGATGGCCCAGAAAAGTGCAGTGGCTTGCCTATTGTGCGTTACAGTGCAGAAAGCTTACATGCCGAATTTGGTGAGCATTTTGTGCTTAAAGAACAACGCTATGAAACCCATACAACACCTTTTGCTACAACCCAAAAGTTTGTTTATTGTCACTTTGTAAAAGCGGGCTAG
- a CDS encoding OsmC domain/YcaO domain-containing protein → MEIKVNYLDNLRLEALFDDFNVIADQPIRYKGDGSAPGPFDYFLASSALCAAYFVKVYCNARDIPTNDIRLSQNNIVDPENRYNQIFKIQVELPESISDKDREGILRSIDRCTVKKVIQTGPEFVVEAVENLDEDAQAMLMGQPEGDANTMILGKDLPLEQTIQNMTKILEDLGMKIEISSWRNIVPNVWSLHIRDAASPMCFTNGKGASKESALCSALGEFIERLNCNFFYNDQFFGEEIANSDFVHYPNEKWFKPGPEDELPSEILDDYTLDIYDPEQELRGSNLIDTNSGNVERGICSIPYTRYSDGKTVYFPSNLIENLFLSNGMSAGNNLAEAKVQCLSEIFERAVKRQIIEQEIVLPDVPEDVLNKYPSIVAGIKGLEEQGFPVVIKDASLGGQFPVMCVTLMNPKTGGVFASFGAHPSFEVALERSLTELLQGRSFEGLNDVPKPTFNSMAVQEPENFVEHFIDSTGTISWRFFSAKHDYEFVEWDFSGTNQEECDALFGILEDIGKEAYVAEFTGLGTACRILVPDYSEVYPAEDLIWDNTNKALLYRDDILNLHSLSDDELADLVNRLEESELDNYIDIITLIGIEFDENTVWGQLTILELKLLIYLALGDLEEVNNLVESFLQYNDNTVERGLFYQALHATLQVALDDELEFEDYHHNFTRMFGEEVMNAIIGSINGDVRFYGLTPTNSQLEGLDKHLRLIESYKKLHSARAKLAGK, encoded by the coding sequence ATGGAAATCAAAGTAAATTATCTTGATAACTTGCGCTTAGAAGCGCTGTTTGACGACTTTAACGTTATTGCCGATCAGCCTATTCGCTATAAAGGCGATGGTAGCGCACCTGGTCCATTCGATTATTTTCTTGCTTCATCTGCGCTGTGTGCGGCGTATTTTGTAAAGGTGTACTGTAACGCGCGCGATATTCCAACTAACGATATTCGTCTGTCGCAAAACAACATTGTTGACCCAGAAAACCGTTACAACCAAATATTTAAAATTCAGGTAGAGCTGCCAGAGAGCATTTCTGACAAAGACCGTGAAGGTATTTTGCGCTCTATCGACCGTTGTACCGTTAAAAAGGTAATTCAAACAGGCCCTGAGTTTGTTGTAGAAGCAGTTGAAAACCTCGATGAAGACGCGCAAGCCATGTTAATGGGTCAGCCTGAGGGCGACGCCAATACCATGATTTTAGGTAAAGACTTACCGCTTGAGCAAACCATTCAAAACATGACCAAGATTTTAGAAGACTTGGGCATGAAAATTGAAATCTCATCGTGGCGTAACATTGTACCAAACGTATGGTCGCTTCATATTCGCGATGCAGCATCACCGATGTGTTTTACCAATGGTAAAGGCGCAAGCAAAGAAAGCGCGCTGTGCTCGGCACTTGGCGAATTTATTGAGCGTTTAAACTGTAACTTTTTCTATAACGATCAGTTCTTTGGTGAAGAAATTGCCAATAGCGATTTTGTTCATTACCCAAATGAAAAATGGTTTAAACCAGGCCCAGAAGACGAGCTACCAAGCGAGATTTTAGACGACTATACGCTGGATATTTACGACCCAGAGCAAGAATTACGTGGTTCTAACCTAATCGACACTAACTCAGGTAACGTTGAGCGCGGTATTTGTTCTATTCCCTACACCCGTTATTCAGATGGTAAAACTGTTTATTTCCCGTCAAACCTGATTGAAAACTTATTTTTAAGTAATGGTATGAGCGCAGGTAACAACCTTGCAGAGGCCAAAGTACAGTGTTTATCGGAAATTTTTGAGCGCGCGGTAAAACGCCAAATCATCGAGCAAGAAATTGTATTGCCAGATGTACCAGAAGACGTACTGAACAAATACCCAAGCATAGTTGCGGGTATTAAAGGGCTAGAAGAGCAAGGCTTCCCAGTAGTCATTAAAGATGCCTCACTTGGCGGCCAGTTCCCTGTAATGTGTGTTACCTTAATGAACCCGAAAACGGGCGGCGTGTTTGCCTCTTTTGGTGCGCACCCAAGCTTTGAAGTGGCGCTTGAGCGAAGCCTTACTGAGCTATTACAAGGCCGTAGTTTTGAGGGCTTAAACGATGTACCTAAGCCAACCTTTAACTCTATGGCAGTACAAGAGCCAGAAAACTTTGTTGAGCACTTTATTGATTCAACAGGCACCATTTCTTGGCGTTTCTTTAGTGCTAAGCACGATTATGAATTTGTGGAATGGGATTTCTCTGGCACTAACCAAGAAGAGTGCGATGCCCTATTCGGTATTTTAGAAGACATCGGTAAAGAAGCATATGTTGCTGAATTTACTGGCCTTGGCACAGCATGCCGTATTTTGGTACCAGATTATTCTGAGGTTTACCCAGCAGAAGACTTAATTTGGGATAACACCAATAAAGCACTTTTATACCGCGACGATATTTTAAACCTGCATTCACTGTCTGACGACGAGCTAGCTGATTTAGTTAATCGTTTAGAAGAGAGCGAACTTGATAACTACATTGATATTATTACCCTAATTGGTATTGAGTTTGATGAAAACACAGTGTGGGGTCAGCTTACTATTCTAGAGCTTAAGCTGTTAATTTACTTAGCATTAGGCGATTTAGAAGAAGTAAACAACCTCGTTGAAAGCTTCTTACAGTACAACGATAACACCGTTGAACGCGGCCTATTCTACCAAGCGCTACATGCAACCCTGCAAGTAGCACTTGATGACGAGCTTGAGTTTGAAGACTACCACCATAACTTTACTCGTATGTTTGGCGAGGAAGTAATGAACGCGATTATTGGCTCTATTAATGGCGATGTGCGTTTTTATGGTTTAACACCAACTAACTCGCAGCTAGAAGGCCTTGATAAGCACCTGCGCTTAATCGAAAGCTACAAAAAGCTGCACAGCGCTCGTGCAAAATTAGCGGGTAAGTAA
- a CDS encoding diacylglycerol kinase family protein produces MNVTFIYLLLVVAASGLVYVSKHPLFIFASSWILLSVLIVFSAYLFEKPNFFRKRATGQIPVIIKLVLLPYLLCAQLYNAWQRYKDSVPALQQVEDQMFIACRLFPSDIPMLKANKIDAILDVTAEFDGLNWSAEQEGLYYLNLPVLDHQSPTRAQILHALRWIEAMHTLNKKVVIHCALGRGRSVFLLCAYLLYKHKLSTQGALDRVKELRQTARLNRSQKKRLNAIAHVDLLAKTETLPLVINPVSGSGKWYQYDNQVIGYLTQRFLLEFHFTEKDTNVSALALRLKRNHNKVIACGGDGTVTAVAHALVNSDCHLGFIPLGTANALAHVLLGVQTKLEPITLACEAIVKGKTQQIDTIQCNEHTALLLIAFGFEEQMISFANREEKNQGGQFAYISGFINAVSESKSQKVCIAVDEQNPKELNVNSLVIANAAPFSTVLAQGGGEPNYQDGQLDITLIEHDENSSAAFSLAQLVFNGLEGKKKHSENNVNHALCKRVCLHQHGDTVRYSIDGEIKTCETLTIEIKEKSLWIMTK; encoded by the coding sequence ATGAATGTAACTTTCATTTATTTATTGCTGGTTGTTGCGGCATCCGGTCTTGTTTATGTGTCTAAACACCCGTTATTTATTTTTGCCAGTAGCTGGATTCTGCTTTCGGTGTTAATCGTATTTAGCGCTTACCTATTTGAAAAACCAAATTTCTTTCGCAAACGCGCAACAGGGCAAATTCCAGTAATTATTAAACTGGTATTGTTACCTTATTTACTGTGCGCGCAGCTTTACAACGCATGGCAGCGCTACAAAGACTCCGTTCCTGCGTTACAACAAGTTGAAGACCAAATGTTTATTGCGTGTCGTTTATTCCCAAGCGATATTCCTATGTTAAAAGCCAATAAAATTGACGCGATTTTAGATGTAACTGCGGAATTTGACGGCTTAAATTGGTCGGCTGAGCAAGAAGGGTTGTACTACTTAAATTTACCGGTGCTTGATCACCAGTCACCTACTCGCGCGCAAATTCTCCATGCGTTACGTTGGATTGAGGCGATGCACACGCTTAACAAAAAAGTGGTGATCCACTGTGCGCTTGGCCGTGGTCGTTCGGTATTTTTATTATGTGCTTATTTACTTTATAAGCATAAGCTCAGTACTCAAGGTGCGCTTGATAGAGTAAAAGAATTACGCCAAACCGCGCGTTTAAATCGTTCGCAAAAAAAACGCTTAAATGCCATTGCACACGTTGATTTACTCGCAAAAACCGAAACCCTACCGCTGGTGATAAACCCAGTTTCAGGTAGCGGTAAATGGTATCAATACGATAACCAAGTGATTGGTTATTTAACACAGCGCTTTTTACTTGAATTTCACTTTACCGAAAAAGACACCAATGTAAGTGCGCTCGCCCTGCGTTTGAAACGTAATCATAATAAAGTGATTGCCTGTGGTGGCGATGGCACCGTAACAGCCGTAGCCCATGCGCTTGTTAACAGCGACTGCCATTTAGGTTTTATTCCGCTGGGTACTGCTAATGCGCTCGCACACGTATTGCTTGGTGTGCAAACTAAGTTAGAACCCATAACACTTGCATGCGAAGCAATTGTAAAAGGTAAAACACAGCAAATTGACACCATTCAATGTAATGAACACACCGCTTTGTTGCTAATTGCATTTGGCTTTGAAGAGCAAATGATCAGCTTTGCTAATCGCGAAGAGAAAAATCAAGGTGGTCAATTTGCTTACATTAGCGGCTTTATTAATGCCGTGTCTGAAAGCAAATCACAAAAAGTGTGTATTGCAGTTGATGAACAAAACCCCAAAGAGTTGAACGTAAACAGTTTAGTGATTGCCAATGCCGCGCCGTTTTCTACCGTGTTAGCACAAGGCGGTGGCGAGCCTAACTACCAAGATGGGCAGCTCGATATCACCTTAATCGAACACGATGAAAACAGCAGCGCAGCGTTTAGCCTTGCGCAACTTGTGTTTAATGGCCTAGAAGGTAAGAAAAAACACAGCGAAAACAACGTAAATCATGCGCTTTGTAAGCGTGTTTGTTTACACCAACACGGCGACACAGTAAGGTATAGTATTGATGGCGAAATAAAAACGTGCGAAACACTAACCATTGAAATAAAAGAAAAATCATTATGGATTATGACAAAGTAA
- a CDS encoding sigma-54-dependent transcriptional regulator, translating to MKTVLLVDDDSEFNELGARIFEYIGCEVYTAESIAEAKEWLANTRFDHVFLDFMLPDGSGIHLIDFIRAQGINVNITLITGHPSVKTAIASLCDDQIDYLTKPIQADDVKRVLFKEPAVTSKSTTKIERHFGCLIGKSKAAQHLITMIERVAKTNANVLLIGESGVGKEVVAKAIHNASKCQGEQVSVNCGAITKDLIGSELFGHEKGAFTGAVAQKQGVFEQAENGTLFLDEVTEMPIDMQPNLLRVLETQHVTRVGGNKQIPVNCRVVSATNRTMSEIAEKKVLREDIYFRLAVFPIEIPPLRERKEDIELLSEYFLDDLNREYKTQYQFSPTSKQVLFAHHWPGNIRELKHSIHRAFIMADPNSQTIDIEQIEPSPFAQPPASSQPVVAQQAVTPSTPTTTFDAPEVDVGKTIEAVEKELIYKTLESVSGNKTLAAKLLGISTKTLYNRLNAYEESL from the coding sequence ATGAAAACAGTGTTATTAGTCGATGACGACTCTGAATTTAACGAATTAGGCGCGCGTATTTTTGAATATATCGGCTGCGAAGTGTACACCGCTGAAAGCATTGCGGAGGCCAAAGAGTGGCTTGCAAATACGCGCTTTGACCATGTTTTTTTAGATTTTATGTTGCCCGATGGCAGCGGAATTCACCTAATCGATTTTATTCGCGCGCAAGGTATTAACGTCAACATCACCTTAATTACCGGGCATCCGTCGGTAAAAACCGCCATCGCTTCGCTTTGTGATGACCAAATCGACTACTTAACCAAACCCATTCAAGCCGACGACGTCAAGCGCGTATTGTTTAAAGAGCCTGCGGTTACTAGTAAAAGTACAACGAAAATAGAGCGCCACTTTGGCTGTTTAATTGGTAAATCAAAAGCGGCGCAGCACCTAATCACCATGATAGAGCGCGTGGCAAAAACCAACGCAAATGTATTATTAATTGGTGAAAGCGGTGTTGGTAAAGAAGTTGTCGCAAAGGCTATTCATAACGCCAGCAAATGCCAAGGCGAGCAAGTATCGGTTAACTGCGGCGCCATCACCAAAGATTTAATCGGCAGCGAATTATTTGGTCATGAAAAAGGCGCATTTACTGGCGCGGTTGCACAAAAGCAAGGTGTATTTGAACAAGCTGAAAACGGTACTTTGTTTTTAGACGAAGTAACCGAAATGCCAATTGATATGCAGCCTAATTTACTGCGTGTATTAGAAACCCAACATGTCACACGCGTTGGTGGTAACAAACAAATTCCAGTAAATTGCCGTGTGGTGTCGGCCACTAACCGCACCATGAGTGAGATTGCCGAAAAGAAAGTACTGCGTGAAGATATTTATTTTCGCCTTGCGGTTTTTCCAATTGAAATACCGCCATTGCGTGAACGAAAAGAAGATATCGAGCTATTAAGCGAGTATTTTTTAGATGACCTAAACCGCGAATATAAAACCCAGTATCAATTTTCACCTACCAGTAAACAGGTGCTATTTGCCCATCATTGGCCAGGCAATATCCGTGAGTTAAAGCACAGTATTCACCGCGCGTTTATTATGGCTGATCCAAATAGCCAAACAATCGATATTGAACAAATAGAGCCATCGCCTTTTGCGCAGCCACCAGCGAGCAGTCAACCAGTAGTTGCTCAGCAAGCGGTTACACCAAGTACGCCAACGACTACCTTCGATGCACCAGAAGTTGATGTAGGAAAAACCATTGAAGCGGTAGAAAAAGAGCTTATTTACAAAACGCTTGAGTCAGTTTCAGGTAATAAAACACTGGCTGCCAAGCTACTTGGCATCAGTACTAAAACGCTCTATAACCGATTAAACGCTTACGAAGAATCACTGTAA
- a CDS encoding sensor histidine kinase has translation MKAFFDRAIHSIGFAWCAFVIIVLGISTITFIGLQNTQSIAQIQQSFQNTSKVMLAIDRLHIDLLNAESSQRAYLITLQEDDLAPYKKALDQFSESITQAREIRSESDIQQKRIDNFVRYAEAKFALVGAGIRHVQTNSERSPKRLLKDVQISDLDLRTIYQEIIENETIIRNHLFTRLSNARKTSEANLIWFATICIVMSSLFLILLIKHLRNVKQNALELEKSNELLEEKVQERTQALELYAEELGRSNRELEDFAFIASHDLQEPLRKIRAFSARITELYANAIDDKGKDYLSRMDNAAARMSLLISDLLALSRVTTKGKAFVEVDLNTVLEGVLDDLEIAINESNATITLASMPKIEGDESQLQQLFLNLLSNALKFRQADKAPEINVTVSEASAPAQHLDDIASEWIQIDVCDNGIGFEQDYSDKIFTPFQRLHSRTAYKGTGIGLSVCRRIVERHGGQITAHSEVGQGTTFTMILPIAASSFHLEENSNAGS, from the coding sequence ATGAAAGCATTTTTCGATCGTGCTATTCACAGTATCGGCTTTGCATGGTGCGCATTTGTCATTATTGTATTGGGCATTAGCACTATTACGTTTATTGGGTTACAAAACACCCAAAGTATTGCGCAAATTCAGCAAAGTTTTCAAAACACATCAAAGGTGATGCTGGCTATTGACCGTTTGCATATCGACTTACTCAACGCCGAATCAAGCCAGCGCGCTTATTTAATCACGCTGCAAGAAGACGATTTAGCGCCTTATAAAAAAGCGTTAGATCAATTTTCTGAGAGTATTACGCAAGCCCGCGAAATTCGCTCTGAAAGCGATATTCAGCAAAAACGTATCGACAACTTTGTGCGCTACGCCGAAGCTAAGTTTGCCTTAGTGGGCGCAGGCATTCGTCACGTACAAACAAACTCTGAGCGATCGCCTAAGCGCCTTTTAAAAGATGTGCAAATATCTGACCTAGACTTACGCACCATTTATCAAGAGATCATTGAAAACGAAACGATTATTCGTAATCACTTATTTACCCGCTTAAGTAACGCACGTAAAACTTCTGAAGCAAACCTAATTTGGTTTGCCACTATTTGTATTGTGATGAGTAGCTTGTTTTTAATATTACTTATTAAACACCTGCGCAATGTTAAACAAAACGCATTAGAGCTTGAAAAAAGTAACGAATTACTTGAAGAAAAAGTACAAGAACGTACCCAAGCGCTGGAACTTTACGCCGAAGAGCTTGGTCGCAGTAACCGCGAGTTAGAAGATTTTGCGTTTATTGCATCACACGATCTGCAAGAGCCGCTGCGTAAAATTCGCGCATTTTCAGCGCGTATTACAGAGCTTTATGCCAACGCAATTGACGATAAAGGCAAAGATTACTTATCGCGTATGGATAATGCTGCTGCGCGTATGTCGTTGTTAATATCAGACTTATTAGCGTTATCGCGGGTAACGACAAAAGGGAAAGCTTTTGTTGAAGTAGACCTAAACACCGTACTTGAAGGCGTGCTGGACGACCTTGAAATCGCCATTAACGAATCAAACGCCACCATTACGTTGGCAAGCATGCCAAAAATTGAAGGTGACGAAAGCCAACTACAGCAGTTATTTTTAAATTTGTTATCAAATGCGCTTAAATTCCGCCAAGCCGATAAAGCGCCCGAAATCAATGTAACCGTATCAGAGGCTAGCGCCCCAGCACAACATTTAGATGATATTGCCAGCGAATGGATACAAATTGATGTGTGCGATAACGGCATCGGCTTTGAACAAGATTACAGCGATAAAATTTTCACCCCATTTCAGCGTTTGCACAGTCGCACCGCCTACAAAGGCACAGGCATTGGCTTGTCGGTTTGCAGACGCATCGTAGAGCGCCATGGCGGCCAAATTACTGCACACAGCGAAGTTGGCCAAGGTACAACGTTTACCATGATCCTGCCGATTGCAGCATCATCATTTCATTTAGAGGAAAATAGTAATGCTGGAAGCTGA
- a CDS encoding response regulator — MLEAEVKRINILMADDDEDDRLLTQDALEESRVINNLYFVNDGVELLAYLNNQAPFEDKQKYPRPNIILLDLNMPRMDGREALKLIKENAALRSIPVVILTTSKQEEDKLRGYDLGAASYITKPVTFEGLVELMKQLGKYWIEIVELP; from the coding sequence ATGCTGGAAGCTGAAGTAAAACGAATTAATATTTTAATGGCCGACGACGACGAAGATGATCGTTTACTAACCCAAGACGCGCTTGAAGAAAGCCGAGTCATCAACAATTTGTATTTTGTAAATGACGGTGTTGAGCTGCTGGCGTATTTAAACAATCAAGCGCCGTTTGAAGATAAACAAAAATACCCGCGCCCTAATATTATTTTGCTCGATTTAAATATGCCACGTATGGATGGCCGCGAAGCGCTAAAGCTGATTAAAGAAAATGCGGCACTGCGCTCTATTCCCGTGGTTATTCTGACTACTTCAAAGCAAGAAGAAGACAAATTGCGTGGTTATGATCTTGGCGCAGCATCGTACATTACTAAACCAGTTACTTTTGAAGGCTTAGTTGAACTGATGAAACAGCTTGGTAAGTATTGGATTGAAATTGTTGAACTGCCATAG
- a CDS encoding response regulator produces MTSVERVSVLLVEDDEDDYLLTVDYLEQIPNYQFDIKWLSDYQGVLDELKQQPVDLCFLDYHLGAHTGLSILEAAKSLKLSTTFIMLTGQSDERLDKEALAHGADDFLLKSEISSPRFNRAILYALSRRDLENERLERYKAEADSRAKDRFMAHLSHELRTPLTSIIGYTELLRDNHQLSNIKPELDIIHNNSQHLLNLLNDVLDLSKINASSLNIEKSPTELGPLIADLQSLFSMETKKKGIALSIVAKGDLPTVIMTDAKRLKQILINLVYNAIKFTPEGKVEVVFKLVQQDQNYCLNVAVQDTGVGIAKEKQKQIFKPFEQLQDTITRTSEGAGLGLAISAALVELFGGKITLESEVGVGSTFCFDIDLGTDIGECQPLSLAASKSDESQLCPLSLKGDVLIVEDLPEIQTLLKNLISNTGAKVACVNNGLDAVNLVCSGEQAFDLIFMDLHMPEMGGREAIVTLRKQGINTPIIALTAAAQKDNIDTLLALGFDGIITKPINTELLYQSLEAHLQAKPCIREKPASSADENATKQRILVVEDDKNTRDLMCLLFDSLGCESHSVSGFSECCALLDNDTAFDTICLDLNLADGSGLTLASEIKAKECGANLVIVSGSEPPAEALAKHQIEHVILKPVSLADLKHVI; encoded by the coding sequence ATGACAAGTGTTGAGCGCGTAAGTGTATTATTGGTAGAAGACGATGAAGACGATTATTTGCTTACGGTCGATTACCTTGAGCAAATTCCTAATTACCAATTTGATATCAAATGGTTAAGTGACTATCAAGGTGTGCTCGATGAATTAAAGCAGCAGCCGGTTGATTTATGCTTTTTAGACTATCACTTGGGCGCTCATACGGGTTTATCTATTTTAGAGGCCGCTAAATCACTTAAGCTTAGTACTACGTTTATTATGCTTACTGGGCAATCTGACGAGCGGCTTGATAAAGAAGCCCTTGCACACGGCGCAGATGACTTTTTATTAAAATCTGAAATAAGCAGCCCACGCTTTAATCGGGCAATTTTATATGCACTATCACGGCGTGACTTAGAAAACGAGCGCTTAGAGCGCTACAAAGCCGAGGCGGATAGCCGCGCAAAAGACCGTTTTATGGCGCATTTAAGCCATGAGTTACGCACACCGCTAACCTCAATTATTGGTTACACTGAGCTGCTGCGCGACAACCACCAACTTAGCAATATTAAGCCCGAATTAGACATTATTCATAACAACAGTCAGCATTTACTTAACCTGCTGAACGACGTACTCGATTTATCAAAAATTAATGCCAGCAGTTTAAATATTGAAAAGTCCCCCACCGAGCTGGGCCCGTTAATTGCCGATCTGCAAAGTTTGTTTTCAATGGAAACAAAGAAAAAAGGCATTGCGCTTAGCATAGTGGCAAAAGGCGACCTGCCAACAGTAATTATGACCGATGCCAAAAGGCTAAAGCAGATCTTAATTAACCTTGTTTACAACGCCATAAAGTTTACCCCCGAAGGCAAAGTTGAAGTGGTGTTCAAACTGGTGCAGCAAGATCAGAACTATTGTTTGAATGTAGCAGTACAAGATACCGGTGTTGGCATTGCAAAAGAAAAACAAAAACAAATATTTAAGCCGTTTGAGCAATTACAAGATACCATTACCCGTACCTCAGAAGGCGCAGGTTTGGGGCTGGCAATTAGTGCCGCTTTAGTTGAATTGTTTGGCGGAAAAATTACGCTCGAATCCGAAGTAGGTGTTGGTAGCACCTTTTGTTTTGATATTGACTTAGGCACCGACATTGGTGAATGCCAGCCTCTGAGTTTGGCAGCAAGCAAAAGTGATGAAAGCCAGCTTTGCCCGTTATCACTTAAAGGCGATGTACTAATTGTTGAAGATCTGCCCGAAATTCAAACCCTATTAAAAAACCTAATTAGTAACACTGGCGCAAAAGTAGCCTGTGTAAATAACGGGCTCGATGCGGTTAACTTAGTGTGCTCAGGCGAGCAGGCGTTTGATCTTATTTTTATGGATTTGCATATGCCCGAAATGGGTGGCAGAGAGGCCATTGTTACGCTCAGAAAGCAAGGTATTAACACACCGATTATTGCCCTCACCGCAGCTGCACAAAAAGACAATATCGATACCCTGCTTGCCCTTGGTTTTGATGGCATTATTACCAAGCCAATAAATACCGAATTGCTTTACCAGTCGCTTGAAGCGCATTTACAAGCAAAACCATGCATCAGGGAAAAACCCGCTTCTTCTGCTGATGAAAACGCAACTAAACAACGTATTTTAGTGGTAGAAGATGATAAAAACACCCGCGATTTAATGTGTTTGCTGTTTGATTCACTTGGCTGTGAAAGTCACAGTGTAAGCGGTTTTAGCGAATGCTGTGCCTTGTTAGACAACGACACCGCATTTGATACGATTTGCCTCGATTTAAACCTAGCTGATGGCTCGGGTTTAACCCTCGCAAGTGAAATAAAGGCAAAAGAGTGTGGTGCCAACCTAGTTATTGTTAGCGGTAGCGAACCACCCGCTGAGGCGCTTGCCAAACACCAAATTGAGCATGTGATTTTAAAGCCTGTGTCGTTAGCAGACTTAAAACACGTGATTTAA
- a CDS encoding GNAT family N-acetyltransferase → MDVVLKEITSSNYELVCDLDVTEDQQDYVACNMWSLVESHYNSGHTCKAIYCDNQAVGFFMWVQESPEKVSIWRFMIDHKYQNKGIGRIALNQALDAIKLTPGLCEIEICYNPKNPVAKDFYSRFGFQEVGMDEDNEDMLAIISL, encoded by the coding sequence ATGGACGTAGTACTTAAAGAAATAACCAGTTCAAATTATGAGTTAGTGTGTGATTTAGATGTAACAGAAGATCAGCAAGATTACGTGGCATGTAATATGTGGTCGCTGGTTGAGTCGCATTACAATTCTGGCCATACCTGCAAAGCAATTTATTGTGATAACCAAGCTGTTGGCTTTTTTATGTGGGTGCAAGAATCACCAGAAAAAGTGTCGATTTGGCGTTTTATGATAGATCACAAATATCAAAATAAAGGCATTGGCAGAATCGCTTTAAATCAAGCGCTTGACGCGATTAAGTTAACACCGGGGTTGTGTGAGATTGAAATATGCTATAACCCTAAAAATCCTGTCGCGAAAGACTTTTACTCACGCTTTGGCTTTCAAGAAGTGGGCATGGATGAAGACAACGAAGATATGCTCGCGATAATATCGCTATAG